In Trifolium pratense cultivar HEN17-A07 linkage group LG7, ARS_RC_1.1, whole genome shotgun sequence, a genomic segment contains:
- the LOC123894243 gene encoding transcription factor KUA1-like produces MRIARKCSYCGNLGHNSRTCNNSLSQDQFHLYSTSPSYFATKWSFRKNYLLSSQSYSSLSKSYSLPTLFGTNENSDSYLGSGHMSTIGSSKKGMPWTEEEHHMFLRGLEKLGKGNWRGISRDFVTTRTPTQVASHAQKHFLRQSQNSFINKRKHLRLLKVGCESKTRFEAFSEQSEAIVTLSGITNLTENDISYISQLSGSRNFLSQWLSHPQYSVLKLPTSSTSTNCTSRSVAPDLELKLATPMPLEVTEACSVGPLSYNHY; encoded by the exons ATGAGAATAGCTAGGAAATGTTCATATTGTGGAAATTTAGGCCATAATTCAAGGACTTGCAATAACAGTCTCAGTCAAGACCAATTTCATCTTTATTCTACTTCACCTTCATATTTTGCTACTAAATGGAGTTTCAGAAAGAACTACCTGCTATCATCACAATCATATTCCTCTTTATCAAAATCATACTCCTTGCCTACACTGTTTGGTACAAATGAAAATTCAGATAGTTACTTAGGAAGTGGACATATGTCAACAATTGGATCCAGTAAAAAAG GTATGCCTTGGACTGAGGAGGAGCACCATATGTTTCTTAGAGGACTTGAGAAGCTTGGGAAGGGTAACTGGAGAGGTATATCTAGAGATTTTGTGACAACAAGAACACCAACTCAGGTGGCAAGTCATGCACAAAAACATTTTCTTCGTCAGTCTCAGAATAGCTTcatcaacaaaagaaaacatcttAGGCTCCTTAAG GTGGGGTGTGAGAGTAAAACTAGATTTGAAGCATTTTCTGAACAAAGTGAAGCAATTGTTACATTATCAGGAATAACTAATCTGACAGAAAATGATATCAGTTACATAAGCCAACTAAGTGGAAGTAGAAATTTTCTTTCTCAGTGGCTTTCTCATCCTCAATATTCGGTGCTGAAATTGCCTAcctcttcaacttcaacaaatTGTACTTCTCGGAGTGTAGCACCTGATTTAGAACTCAAGCTTGCAACTCCTATGCCTTTAGAGGTAACAGAGGCATGCTCTGTAGGCCCTTTAAGCTATAACCATTATTGA
- the LOC123894244 gene encoding NADH dehydrogenase [ubiquinone] iron-sulfur protein 7, mitochondrial: MAFLTRTSSRFSQLASPQRVVSLHTTLPSLSSTTPTPYAPPPPPSASSPVGISKTAEYVISKVDDLMNWARRGSIWPMTFGLACCAVEMMHTGGARYDLDRFGIIFRPSPRQSDCMIVAGTLTNKMAPALRKVYDQMPEPRWVVSMGSCANGGGYYHYSYSVVRGCDRIVPVDIYVPGCPPTAEALLYGLLQLQKKINRRKDFLHWWTQ; encoded by the exons ATGGCTTTTCTAACTCGAACATCTTCACGTTTCTCTCAATTAGCATCACCACAACGTGTAGTTTCTCTCCACACAACTCTCCCATCTCTATCTTCAACCACACCTACACCTTATgctccaccaccacctccatcGGCTTCTTCTCCCGTCGGCATTTCCAAAACTGCCGAATATGTGATCTCTAAGGTTGATGATCTCATGAATTGGGCTCGTCGTGGTTCAATTTGGCCTATGACTTTTGGACTCGCTTGTTGTGCTGTTGAAATGATGCATACTGGTGGTGCTCGTTACGATCTGGATCGATTTGGTATCATTTTCAGACCTAGTCCTCGTCAATCTGATTGCATGATTGTTGCTGGTACTCTTACCAATAAGATGGCACCTGCTCTTCGCAA GGTTTATGACCAAATGCCCGAGCCTAGATGGGTTGTCTCCATGGGAAGTTGTGCTAATGGAGGAGGATACTACCACTACTCTTACTCAGTTGTCCGGGGATGTGACAGGATAGTTCCTGTTGATATTTATGTTCCAGGCTGCCCTCCAACTGCTGAGGCTTTACTTTATGGACTCCTCCAACTGCAGAAGAAGATCAATAGGCGCAAGGACTTCCTCCATTGGTGGACACAGTGA
- the LOC123894245 gene encoding far upstream element-binding protein 2-like: MAEEAQYTLKRKYDDQPNAIDINLEVANAKLKAQEAAARLLNATAAPPLSFDPKRTKSDNGAPQSGFDSYDLKPQYSAASYGSSKKIEIPNGRVGVLIGKGGETIKYLQLQSGAKIQVTRDMDADPNSTMRMVELTGTSDAVASAEKLINDVLAEAESGASGGGTRRMAAQSGGDEFAMQIPNNKVGLIIGKGGETIKSMQASTGARIQVIPLHLPPGDTSTERTLKIDGGPEQIESAKLLVNQILAGENRLRNSGNSGGYTQQGYQSRPPSGWAPPAAPTQQPGYGYGQPGSYSGPSQYNMQQPPYPGYPPQQAGGYAANWDQSTVPSHQQSTHASGYDYYNQQPQQQQNSGVPAQQADGSTYNYSQPPSSGYTQPGQGYGQESYGAYNAQQQSGYAQPPTYDQQQGYGSAPSYGSGSNPTQEGHTSNYASQGDSTQTSQPSTVPQQGYATNQQGTPQPGYGVAPASQATYGNQPQSGYGAPPSQKPSGNPPVYGQSQSPSTAGGYGQSAYSTQPPPSGYGAQSYGAPQGGQAGYGSQSYGAPQGGQPGYGQTPPSYGNSSYGAAGYTQAPAYASDGVTAQAVQQGGVAKVSPKS; encoded by the exons ATGGCGGAGGAAGCACAATATACCCTAAAACGCAAATACGACGACCAACCCAACGCCATCGACATCAACCTCGAAGTCGCCAACGCCAAACTAAAAGCTCAAGAAGCCGCCGCTCGTCTCCTCAATGCCACCGCCGCTCCACCACTTTCCTTCGATCCCAAACGAACTAAATCTGATAACGGTGCTCCACAATCTGGATTCGATTCTTATGATTTGAAGCCTCAATACTCAGCAGCTTCTTATGGTTCTAGTAAGAAGATCGAAATACCTAATGGTAGGGTTGGTGTTCTTATTGGTAAAGGTGGTGAAACTATTAAGTATCTTCAGTTACAATCTGGTGCTAAAATTCAAGTTACTCGTGATATGGATGCTGACCCTAATTCTACGATGCGGATGGTTGAACTTACTGGTACTTCTGATGCTGTTGCTTCTGCCGAGAAACTCATCAATGATGTTCTTGCTGAG GCTGAATCTGGGGCTTCTGGTGGTGGTACTAGGCGGATGGCTGCACAATCTGGGGGTGATGAATTTGCGATGCAAATACCAAACAATAAG GTTGGCCTTATAATTGGTAAAGGAGGAGAAACAATTAAGAGCATGCAAGCTTCAACTGGAGCACGGATTCAG GTGATACCTTTGCATCTTCCCCCGGGTGATACGTCAACAGAAAGAACATTAAAAATTGATGGGGGCCCTGAGCAAATTGAATCAGCAAAGCTATTGGTTAATCAAATCCTTGCGGGTGag AATCGTCTCAGAAATTCAGGGAACTCTGGTGGTTATACTCAGCAAGGTTACCAATCCCGACCACCATCTGGCTGGGCTCCTCCTGCTGCTCCCACGCAACAACCTGGTTATGGCTATGGGCAACCTGGATCATACTCTGGCCCTTCTCAGTATAACATGCAACAGCCTCCATACCCTGGCTACCCTCCCCAGCAAGCTGGTGGATACGCTGCCAATTGGGACCAGTCCACGGTACCATCACACCAGCAGTCTACTCATGCAAGTGGTTATGATTATTACAATCAACAACCCCAGCAACAGCAAAATTCTGGGGTCCCTGCACAGCAAGCTGATGGGTCTACTTACAATTACAGTCAACCACCTTCATCTGGTTATACCCAACCAGGACAGGGTTATGGTCAGGAAAGCTATGGTGCATATAATGCGCAACAACAATCAGGGTATGCTCAGCCACCAACATATGATCAGCAACAAGGTTATGGCTCAGCTCCCAGCTATGGTAGTGGGAGTAACCCAACTCAAGAAGGGCACACTTCCAACTATGCATCACAAGGAGATTCAACCCAAACTTCCCAACCCTCTACCGTTCCCCAGCAAGGCTATGCTACCAACCAACAAGGAACTCCTCAACCAGGTTATGGGGTAGCTCCTGCCTCCCAAGCGACCTATGGCAATCAACCACAGTCTGGTTATGGTGCCCCTCCATCACAAAAGCCAAGTGGAAATCCACCTGTTTATGGTCAATCACAGTCACCTAGCACAGCGGGAGGCTATGGTCAGTCAGCATATTCTACCCAGCCCCCACCTTCTGGATATGGTGCTCAATCATATGGTGCTCCTCAAGGTGGCCAAGCAGGGTATGGTTCTCAATCATATGGTGCTCCTCAAGGTGGCCAACCTGGCTATGGCCAGACTCCACCATCGTATGGAAACAGTTCTTATGGTGCTGCTGGTTATACTCAGGCTCCAGCATATGCTAGTGATGGAGTAACTGCACAGGCTGTTCAACAGGGTGGGGTTGCTAAAGTGTCGCCCAAGAGTTAA